The genomic interval gaaggctggcgtccgagaattcaggaacacaccataaagTGAACTTGCAGCAAGCCTTAAGAGGCAAACTTAACacccattctaacatttgcattacgatacattatagcttacaattataaacatcaccTGATAAATTCTCGATCATGGTAAACCATCTCAAGCAGTTCTAATAACGGATTCATCTGATTCAGCAGTGAAGCGCCAAGGGGTCCCTGCGGGCATCCATTCTTGTCGTTGTAATGAAGTCTTGTCTCACGATCGAACGATCTGTTTTTTCGGTTTTATGTCATTGAGGGGCGTTTCATGATTTCGGAAGAAGGGAAGGTTTACGTAAAGACACGTAGAACTTCTGAACCTCCGAGCTGGTTTGAAGGCGGCACAAAACCAAATTATGATGATGTCACACATGTTGGCTTGTACACTACCCCATGGTCTCCAGCTCGAGACTCCAGGCAAATCCGACCCCTCGGGGCTCTCTGGACTTTCACTATATTCAAATCGAGGGAGCCATGATCCCAGGCCGGCCGGAGCGCCGCGGGGGGGAGCGCAGCAGCCGtccggtctctccctctcatcgcGTCTTCAGCTCCACGGGGCGTCGCTGATGAAACGGGAACAATGCGGCTCACCGCGCGCCCTGCGGGTTGAAGTGTCCCGGTTTAGTTCTTATGGGATTCCGCGCTCGGCAGAgggagtgtgattgtgtgtgtgtcagtgtgtcagtgtttgtcagtgtgtgagtgtgtgagtactGCTCTCAGTGGAGAATGCCTGAAGCCCGAGTGAAGCTCGTTGTGACCGGGGACGACTTCGGCTACTGCGCGAGGCGGAACCGCGGCATTGTGGAGGTGTTCCGGGCGGGCGGTCTATCCGCCGTGTCGCTGCTGGTCAACGGCGCCGGGGCGAAGGACGCGGCCGAGCTGGCCAAACGGTACCGAGCCTTCATAACATtcatacataacataacatacagCTGTTATATAAGGTTATCACCCATGGCTGACCGGTCGGGTACCTACACACCCGAGTGATAACAAGAACCTTGTTGGTCCCGGACGGAACATGaaatacagacagaaagaagaGGATCACTCGGAATAAGAATTTTCAAGAAGGATACATTACAAAAATTAATAAATGTTGATAATACTTTAGAAATGTAGATACTACTTTAAAATTCTAAATCTACTCATTATGAATTTAGATAAGACTATATAAATGTAGATCTACACATTATAAATGTAGATCTACACATTATAAATGTAGATAAGACTTGATACATGTCTATGTTTGTAATAATGTATTGATAATGTGGCCCTTAAATTGCCGTGGCGCACCGTGTTCTGAGTATTCTTAATTGATTATCTGCAGGTATGCCATCCCGATCGGTCTCCATGCCAACCTGTCTGAGGGCGTGCCCGTGTGCGCGGCGCTGCGTGGCTCCGCCTCCCTGCTGGATGGGAGGGGCCTCCTGAGGGGAAAGGCGGGCTTCAGGGAGGCTCTGAGGGCGGGGCTTCTGCTCATGGAGGAGGTgcttatacatatacatatacattatatacatatacattatatacataatataaatatacattatacacataATATACGTTATTATGTGTGGGGTTCTCTAAATATATGAGAACCCCACACAGTATCCTACTGTGCAGTACTTCTGTGCACTGCGGTGTGTAGAGGGGTCCGCCTGGACAATGTCAACACAACGTCCATGACTGAGTCAACACATCACATGTCACAACGCTGTCGTCGCCTTCTGTCTCCAAGACGCCCGCCTGCTCCAGTACACTTCTTTACgttcatatataatatattcattCATCCTTCCTTTGTGTGtcgtgtgcttgcatgtgtgtgtgtgatcttgtgtgtgtctgtgtgtgtgtgtgtgtgcgtgtgtgtgtgtgtgtgtgtgtgtttgtgtgtgtgggtgggtgtgtgtgtgtgtgtgtgtgtgcgtgtgtgtgtgtgtgtgtgtgtgtttgtgtgtgtgtgcgtgtgtgtgtgtgtgtgtgcgtgtgcgtgtgtgttcaggtggagctggagctgaggTCTCAGGTGCTGTTGTTCGCAGAGCTGTTGGGTCACCTCCCCGGTCACATGGACGGGCACCAGCATGTTCACGTACTGCCTGGTGAGCCAATCACACGCTAGTAcagctcctccctgtccaccgcTGCATCCTGATTGGTGGTCGTGGTTGACTCATTATAATAtatgtaaataaaacaaaatattatGAATCATCTGCGCTCATGACCGCTGGAGAGAACCATGTTAGGCTGATGTTAGTTATGATAGAACACATGTTAGGCTGATGTTAGTTATGATAGAACACATGTTAGGCTGATGTTAGTTATGATAGAACACATGTTAGGCTGATGTTAGTTATGATGGAACACATGTTAGGCTGATGTTAGTTATGATAGAACACATGTTAGGCTGATGTTAGTTATGATGGAACACATGTTAGGCTGATGTTAGTTATGATAGAACACATGTTAGGCTGATGTTAGTTATGATAGAACACATGTTAAGCTGATGTTAGTTATGATAGAACACATGTTAGGCTGATGTTAGTTATGATAGAACACATGTTAGGCTGATGTTAGTTATGATAGAACTCATGTTAGGCTGATGTTAGTTATGATAGAACACATGTTAGGCTGATGTTAGTTATGATATAACACATGTTAGGCTGATGTTAGTTATGATAGAACACATGTTAGGCTGATGTTAGTTATGATAGAACTCATGTTAGGCTGATGTTAGTTATGATAGAACTCATGTTAGGCTGATGTTAGTTATGATAGAACACATGTTAGGCTGATGTTAGTTATGATAGAACACATGTTAGGCTGATGTTAGTTATGATAGAACTCATGTTAGGCTGATGTTAGTTATGATAGAACACATGTTAGGCTGTTGTTAGTTATGATAGAACACATGTTAGGATGATGTTAGTTATGATAGAAAACATGTTAGGCTGTTGTTAGTTATGATAGAACACAATGTAGGCTGATGTTAGTTATGATAGAACACATGTTAGGCTGATGTTAGTTATGATAGAACACATGTTAGGCTGATGTTAGTTATGATAGAACACAATGTAGGCTGATGTTAGTTATGATAGAACTCATGTTAGGCTGATAAGGAACATTCAATGCCCTGATTGTCTCGTGGATTTGCCGGCCAAGGAATTTACACTGATCATTGTCGCTATTAATAGATAAATAATTAGTTGTGCTACCCAGCTGCTATAATCCAGTTCAACTGGAACCAGCTTGTTGTCTCGtaaaatcgtgtgtgtgtgtgtgtgtgtgtgtgtgtgtgtgtgtgtgtgtgtgtgtgcgtttccttgtgtgtgtgggcatttccttgtgtgtgtgtgcaggtgtgcggGAGGTGTTTGCCCGGGTGCTGGCAGACTTCGGGGTGCTCTACACCCGTGTTCCGGTAGAGCGGGGTTGGAGGAGCTGCCCCTGgctgcccccccacctccacctcttctaCGCCCAGGTGGAGCAGGACGCGCTGGAGGCAGCCCCTGTCTTCTCCCGCCACGGCATCAGGTGAGCCTCCACCCAAACACATGGGTGGTGCTGACCCCTCCCTACGGAGCCGGAGGCAGGAGGCAACGCCTCCCTTAGACTCGGGGTCAACGTCGACGCagcgcaagggggttacggaccccttacgacCTGGCAGACCCTCCGTGCGTCCGCAAGGGCTGACTTGCGCCTCCCAAAGATGTcgaagggctgtgattggtcctcacTAAATCCCTAGACAGAACCTacaggttcacgactgtgtTGAAGCGTCTGTGTGgccattgcgttgcgtcgactgGAGCCTTAACTGAAGCTTTACGGTGAATGAAGAGACCAGCTGGTCTATAGTGATCCCcctagaggccgttagaggaaccacatgctagtctctgaaccccctagaggccgttagaggaaccacatgctagtctctagtgaacaccctagaggccgttagaggaaccacatgctagtctctgaaccccctagaggccgttagaggaaccacatgctagtctctagtgaacaccctagaggccgttagaggaaccacatgctagtctctgaaccccctagaggccgttagaggaaccacatgctagtctctagtgaacaccctagaggccgttagaggaaccACATGCTAGTCTGTACTGAACCCcctagaggccgttagaggaaccACATGCTGGTCTCCCTAGTGAACCCCTAGATGGCGTTAGAGGCTAGGCTCTAGGGAACCCCCTAgtggctaaccctaaccctgtatgACACATGCTTTCACATGGTGTCCTGCTGCCTCTCTCCAGGTGGCCTGACGTCTACCTGGGCCTGACCACCATGGGCCAGAACATGTCCATCTCCAACGTGAGGAGAGCTCTGCGCCTGGCCTTGgagccccccccctgctccccctgccCCGCGCCCCGCGTCCTGACTGCCGAGCTGATGGCCCACCCGGGGTACCCCAGCTGGCCAGCCGAGGGGGGGTGCGGTGCGGGGCCGGACGAGTTCTCCCGCTCGGCGGACCGTCGGCGGGAGATGGAGACCCTCTCAGACCCCGCGCTGCTGGAGCTCTACGCCCAGGAGGGGGTCCAGCTCTGTGCCTTCAAGGACCTCTGAGGACCCCTTCCCGAGGCCCAAGGGAGCTGCACCCGGCTGCTACACCCCCTCCTGAGCTCCACCTAAAGCCGTCGGAACTCCACCTAAAGCCGTCTGAACTCCTCCTAAAGCCATCTGAACTCCACCTAAAGCCATCTGAACTCCACCTGAACTCCACCCTAAGCCATAGAGAAACAGAGGTACTCAGGTCTCCGCCATGACCCTGTCCTCAGTCAGCTAGAGGCCACCACCAGGTGGGCGTGTTCAGTAGCTAGCGTCACCAGGTGGGCGTGTTCAGTAGCTAGCATCACCAGGTGGGCGTGTTCAGTAGCTAGCGTCACCAGGTGGGCGTGTTCAGTAGCTAGCGTCACCAGGTGGGCGTGTTCAGTAGCTAGCGTCACCAGGTGGGGGTGTTCAGTAGCTCTCGCTAGACTGTTGTAGGGTGCTAAGCACACAGACAGAACACCCTCTCAGGTGTTGTGCCGTGTTCGTGTTTAAGTATGACTTATGAATATTATTTACAACCATTTTAGAACTCATCACGCTCAGTGACTACTGTGAAAATAGAAACTGTAATTATGAAGGACGTTCACACAAAGAGCTTCAGGCTCTCATGTACCTAAACAGGTTTTTACTCTTCCTGACGGAAGGCTGTCGGGCTCTGTTCCTCATAGTCTGTGTAACACTACTGCCAGCCTGGGATCACCCTCTTGACCTCCCGTGAGGCTGGGGAACCAGAAGACTCCCTGGTTTACATTCCACTACCTTCAGGTCTGCTAACAGACAATGCAATGCTCACTACTGCcacattaatattattaataattactgTATAATAATGCCTTTAATTGTTCCAGTGATATTGAATATGTCTAGCACATGCATCCCTTGGTTGTGGACTCAGTAAGTTAAGTGTGTAGAGCCAAAGTAATTCCTGTAACACGCCGTACAATGCAAACAGGGGATTAAAGTTCATACAATACATTTATGGTGCGAGCTCCAGCTTTGATTTATCCCACCTTGAGTCTAAGGTGTGACCCAATCCAAAGGTCCGGTAATGCCAGACCTCCGTCACTGCTGCCAACTTCTGCCTGTTGACTGGAACTCATTGGATCAGTTCTCAGCCGTCCCGCCATGTCGCTGCTCTGGTGCCCCCTAGTGGCTGTAAATGTTTCCGACCTGTACCCAATAAGAAGCAACTCGCACACACCTCCCAATAATAAAAAACTAAGAACACCCAAATGTGAAAAGGCAGACACACAACGCATCCGGTGTCCCGGCAGACAGACGGGCTAACGGGGGTCATCTTTATTATGAAACCAGAGCGGACCGGGTCAGAGCGGCTcacagggggggggtctgtcccCGTCCTCTCAACACCTGGACAGAcatcccggggggggggggggggacctcagaGTCCGGTCATGTGGCTCCCAGGcaggcagcagggggggggtctACTGGGTCGTGGGGCGGTCTCAGCAGACACAGAAGGACAAAACATTCGGGCACCCAAAGCcaattaaaataatttaaagtaAACGGTGAAAGGAAGTAGATGAGGGATAAAGGAAATGCCTTCACTCGTCCAGAAACCCTGGCCTAGAATCactacacacccaaacaaatgTATCTACAAAAACCATCGGAATCACGTCTCACAGATTGCTCAGTGCCGTTTTATTTGGCACAGAAACCCAAGCATACAGCCGTGGACCAGCGGGGGGAGTGTTTAACGAGGGCCCTGGGGGGACGGGATGTCCCTTCAGGGTCTTCTAGAGCCGGCTCCCGGGGCCTCCCCCTCTGGACCGGGCCAGGGACAGCATACGGGCTCCGGGAGAGCGGGAAGGGAATCATAGTTTAAAATACAACAGGGCTATGCGTGAGGACTACAACAGCCAGAAACACGGCTGTCTCTAACACTCACAGGAGGCGCTCTACAACAGGTTCCGTGCTTTTAATTCAACAGTAGAAAGTTAGACACAGCATGGTGAGTTATACAACACCgtcctgggggtgggggggagaggggggcaggttagagtggggagagagggtgaggtaagagagagggtgaggtaggggagagggggagagtgaggtaagagagagggggagggtgagagggttaaACAGTGAggtgacagtgagagagaaagcgaggagacagagtgaggtGAGAGCAGGGTGCAT from Gadus morhua chromosome 11, gadMor3.0, whole genome shotgun sequence carries:
- the ydjc gene encoding carbohydrate deacetylase, translating into MPEARVKLVVTGDDFGYCARRNRGIVEVFRAGGLSAVSLLVNGAGAKDAAELAKRYAIPIGLHANLSEGVPVCAALRGSASLLDGRGLLRGKAGFREALRAGLLLMEEVELELRSQVLLFAELLGHLPGHMDGHQHVHVLPGVREVFARVLADFGVLYTRVPVERGWRSCPWLPPHLHLFYAQVEQDALEAAPVFSRHGIRWPDVYLGLTTMGQNMSISNVRRALRLALEPPPCSPCPAPRVLTAELMAHPGYPSWPAEGGCGAGPDEFSRSADRRREMETLSDPALLELYAQEGVQLCAFKDL